One Paraburkholderia aromaticivorans genomic region harbors:
- a CDS encoding DUF6788 family protein, translated as MPALDTLLRGSLIERYKRCGKPGCKCADGPGHGPKYYLSVSFPGRRPQMDYVPQDDYADVTERLANYHRVREIIEEICEINRELLRRREAI; from the coding sequence ATGCCGGCTCTGGACACGCTGCTCAGGGGCTCGCTCATCGAGCGCTACAAGCGCTGCGGCAAACCTGGCTGCAAATGTGCCGACGGCCCCGGTCATGGCCCCAAGTATTACCTGTCGGTGAGTTTTCCCGGCCGCCGGCCACAAATGGACTACGTGCCGCAAGACGATTACGCCGACGTCACCGAGCGCCTGGCGAACTATCACCGGGTTCGCGAGATCATCGAGGAGATCTGCGAGATCAACCGCGAACTACTGCGCCGCCGCGAGGCGATCTAA
- a CDS encoding recombinase family protein, which produces MNPKITPQHLGKPAYIYIRQSTQAQVLHHQESTERQYALKDKALALGWTETAIRTLDRDLGHSGAQMTGREDFKTLVADVSMGQVGAVLALEVSRLARSNLDWHRLLELCALTHTLVIDSDGCYDRSC; this is translated from the coding sequence ATGAACCCCAAGATCACCCCGCAACATCTGGGCAAGCCGGCGTACATTTATATCCGCCAGTCGACGCAAGCCCAGGTGCTGCACCATCAGGAGAGCACCGAGCGCCAGTACGCGTTGAAGGACAAGGCGCTTGCATTGGGCTGGACCGAAACGGCGATCCGTACGCTGGACCGGGACCTCGGTCACTCGGGCGCGCAGATGACGGGCCGCGAGGACTTCAAGACGCTGGTGGCGGATGTCTCGATGGGGCAAGTGGGTGCAGTACTTGCCCTGGAGGTGTCACGCCTGGCACGCTCGAACCTGGACTGGCATCGCCTGCTCGAACTGTGTGCGCTCACTCATACCCTCGTGATCGATTCCGATGGTTGCTACGATCGGTCATGTTGA
- a CDS encoding Y4bD/Y4pK family protein: protein MGWAEICHPFHPLKGQRFPVLKTRRVGGVDTLLLGHAERGSFSIAREWTDWGMPSVHDGAGVTACRFDLDMLLELIDLIDQLAVSASKKSSTKGA, encoded by the coding sequence TTGGGATGGGCTGAGATCTGCCATCCATTCCATCCGTTAAAAGGTCAACGTTTTCCAGTACTGAAGACCCGGCGCGTCGGCGGGGTTGATACGCTGCTTCTGGGTCATGCAGAACGCGGCAGCTTCAGCATTGCCCGCGAATGGACCGACTGGGGCATGCCCTCTGTTCACGACGGTGCTGGCGTCACCGCGTGCCGCTTCGATCTGGACATGCTGCTAGAGCTGATCGACCTGATCGACCAGCTTGCCGTTTCGGCCTCGAAGAAGTCATCCACCAAAGGAGCTTGA
- a CDS encoding group II intron maturase-specific domain-containing protein codes for MRRWTRKSCASGCRPDIDEGTLFESRAGTPQGGVISPVIANMALDGLEAAVHASVGASRHARKQAKLNVIRYADDFVVTGASKEVLESRVLPAVRAFMAVRGLELSEEKTRITNMADGFDFLGQNVRKYSGKLLIKPARKSIKSLLDKVRVIIKGHASGAQEALIHRLNPVIRGWAMHHRHVVSKVTFSWVDSHIWQLLWHGARRRHPRKGARWVRRK; via the coding sequence ATGCGGCGATGGACAAGGAAGTCCTGCGCAAGTGGATGCAGGCCGGATATCGATGAGGGAACCCTGTTCGAGTCACGGGCCGGCACCCCGCAAGGGGGTGTCATCTCACCCGTGATCGCGAATATGGCGTTAGACGGACTGGAAGCAGCGGTCCATGCAAGTGTAGGCGCTTCCAGACACGCTCGCAAACAGGCGAAGCTTAACGTCATCCGCTACGCCGATGATTTCGTGGTGACCGGTGCATCGAAAGAGGTACTGGAATCCCGGGTGCTTCCGGCGGTCAGGGCATTCATGGCTGTTCGGGGTCTGGAACTCTCAGAAGAAAAAACCCGGATCACGAATATGGCGGACGGTTTCGATTTCCTCGGTCAGAACGTGCGCAAGTACAGCGGCAAGTTACTGATCAAGCCAGCGAGGAAAAGCATAAAGTCGCTGCTCGACAAGGTCAGAGTGATCATCAAAGGCCATGCGAGTGGCGCACAGGAAGCGCTGATACACAGGCTTAACCCGGTCATTCGGGGATGGGCAATGCATCACCGTCATGTTGTGTCGAAAGTGACTTTCTCATGGGTAGACTCGCACATCTGGCAACTGCTCTGGCACGGGGCAAGACGCAGGCATCCCAGGAAAGGAGCACGGTGGGTGAGGAGGAAATAA
- a CDS encoding reverse transcriptase domain-containing protein, whose translation MQALWKLALEPIAETLADVNSYGFRAERSTADDIQHCFNALARRTSPEWILEGDIRGCFDNFSHSWILENAAMDKEVLRKWMQAGYR comes from the coding sequence ATGCAGGCTTTATGGAAGCTCGCACTGGAACCGATCGCGGAGACTCTGGCGGATGTCAACTCCTACGGCTTCCGGGCCGAACGCTCGACTGCCGATGACATCCAGCACTGCTTCAACGCTCTGGCGAGGCGAACCTCGCCAGAGTGGATTCTGGAGGGTGATATCCGAGGCTGTTTCGACAACTTCAGTCACTCCTGGATTCTGGAGAATGCGGCGATGGACAAGGAAGTCCTGCGCAAGTGGATGCAGGCCGGATATCGATGA